The following proteins are encoded in a genomic region of Ailuropoda melanoleuca isolate Jingjing chromosome 10, ASM200744v2, whole genome shotgun sequence:
- the ZUP1 gene encoding zinc finger-containing ubiquitin peptidase 1, with amino-acid sequence MLSCDICGETVTSEPDMKAHLLIVHMENEVICPFCKLSGVNYDEMCFHIETAHFEQNELERSFARINTIQIRTSDNRKDNTLQCRVEVSSSVHSACASNHPKISAQSLPEDSALKHKAFYSENLTESRKFLTSKEKECDLSKIKGSIYETTYSPPECPFCGRTEDCSQDMENHVKTKHANLLDTPSEDHDQPLYDCPMCGLICTNYQILQEHVDLHLEESSFGQGIDRVQCSGDLELAHQLQQEEDRKRRSEESRQEMGEFQKLQRQYGLDNSGGYKQQQLRNMEIEVNRGRMHPSEFHRRKADMMESLAVGIDDGKTKTSGIIEALYRYYQNAATDVRRVWLSTGVDHFHSSFGDKGWGCGYRNFQMLLSSLLQNDAYDDCLKGMSIPCIPKIQSMIEDAWKEGFDPQGASQLNNRLQGTKAWIGACEVYTLLTSLRVKCHIVDFHKSTGPLGTHPRLFEWILNYYSSEREGSPKAVCTSKPPIYLQHQGHSRTVVGIEERKNRTLCLLIFDPGCPSREMQKLLKQDMEASHLKQLRKFVGNLKHKQYQIVAVEGVLSSEEKVARRQASQVFTAEKIP; translated from the exons ATGCTTTCTTGTGATATTTGTGGTGAAACAGTAACCTCAGAACCAGACATGAAAGCTCACCTCCTCATTGTTCACATGGAAAATGAAGTTATATGTCCATTTTGCAAGTTGTCAGGCGTGAATTATGATGAAATGTGTTTTCATATTGAAACTGCTCATTTTGAGCAAAATGAACTAGAAAGAAGCTTTGCGAGGATCAATACAATACAGATTAGAACTTCAGATAACAGGAAGGACAATACCTTACAGTGTAGAGTGGAAGTTAGTTCTAGTGTCCATTCAGCTTGTGCATCTAATCATCCAAAAATTTCAGCTCAAAGCCTGCCTGAAGATAGTGCTTTAAAACATAAAGCCTTTTATTCGGAGAACTTAACTGAATCTAGAAAATTCCTTACAAGTAAGGAAAAAGAGTGTGATCTATCTAAAATAAAAGGATCAATTTATGAAACAACATATAGTCCTCCTGAATGTCCGTTCTGTGGAAGAACAGAAGACtgtagtcaagatatggaaaatCATGTGAAAACAAAGCATGCCAATCTTTTAGACACTCCATCAGAAG ATCATGATCAACCACTGTATGACTGCCCTATGTGTGGACTCATCTGTACAAATTACCAAATTCTCCAGGAACATGTTGACTTACATTTGGAAGAAAGCAGCTTTGGACAAG gCATAGATAGAGTCCAATGTTCTGGAGATCTAGAATTGGCTCACCAGCTTCAACaagaagaggacagaaagaggAGATCTGAAGAATCACGACAAGAAATGGGAGAATTTCAGAAGCTCCAG AGACAATATGGTTTAGATAATTCTGGAGGATACAAACAACAGCAACTACGAAATATGGAAATAGAAGTCAATAGGGGAAGAATGCATCCATCTGAATTTCATAGAAGAAAAGCTGATATGATGGAATCGCTAGCTGTTGGTATTGatgatggaaaaacaaaaacttctg gaattattGAAGCACTTTATAGATATTATCAGAATGCTGCCACAGATGTGAGGCGCGTGTGGCTCTCCACAGGGGTGGATCACTTTCACTCATCTTTTGGTGACAAAGGTTGGGGTTGTGGTTACAGAAATTTCCAGATGCTACTTTCATCATTACTGCAAAATGATGCTTATGACGATTGCTTGAAAG GTATGTCAATTCCTTGCATTCCAAAAATTCAGTCTATGATTGAAGACGCATGGAAGGAAGGTTTTGATCCTCAGGGTGCCTCTCAACTTAATAACAGGTTACAGGGAACAAAGGCCTGGATCGGAGCATGTGAAGTATATACACTTCTGACCTCTCTAAGGGTAAA GTGCCACATTGTTGATTTTCATAAGTCAACTGGTCCTTTGGGTACACATCCTCGTTTATTTGAATGGATATTGAACTATTATtcttcagagagagaagggagtcCAAAAGCAGTGTGTACATCTAAACCTCCAATCTATCTTCAGCATCAAG gTCATAGTCGAACAGTTGTTGgaattgaagagagaaaaaaccGAACATTATGTTTACTAATATTTGATCCTGGATGTCCTTCTCGAGAAATGCAGAAACTGTTAAAGCAAGACATGGAAGCTAGCCATCTCAAGCAACTTCGGAAATTTGTgggaaatttaaaacataagcaaTACCAGATAGTGGCAGTAGAGGGTGTTCTTTCTTCAGAGGAGAAAGTT